The following coding sequences lie in one Daphnia pulex isolate KAP4 chromosome 1, ASM2113471v1 genomic window:
- the LOC124195627 gene encoding probable 1,4-beta-D-glucan cellobiohydrolase B: MTPLTSLITCFLVAIVVPVAPQGLDFTLYICTSLGNCQPEQTKLLADYYYVCEDQVTCNETVPLESYEKELHVTIKNGDEMTFAHYQRGGSRLLMASGDQYKLFYPLNREFTFDVDMSTVGCGRNAALVFAGMPADGGHAEFGYAGAMYGTGVCAGQDDPPNCLEMDIIEANSLATMFTAHPCNATAGKCSGYGCGLNPYPLGHKDFYGRGSNYTIDTTKPFTIITRFITTDGMDTGDLKEVQQLYVQNGQMIFTPEVEGGFSTLSDEFCDYHYIPTLPPGYEDYFHGISDGVTPGMKKGVVLIFSLWGDADDTFMWWLDQEPYGPCPVEPNNPNSTVTYSNVRFGPIGSTA; this comes from the exons ATGACGCCTTTAACATCTTTGATCACCTGTTTTTTGGTGGCCATTGTGGTGCCGGTTGCACCACAAGGTTTGGACTTTACACTTTACATTTGCACCAGTCTTGGAAATTGTCAGCccgaacaaacaaaattattagcAGACTACTACTATGTCTGCGAAGATCAAGTGACATGTAACGAG ACGGTTCCCTTAGAAAGTTATGAAAAAGAACTTCATGTTACCATTAAGAATGGTGATGAAATGACATTCGCGCACTATCAAAGGGGCGGCTCCAGACTCCTAATGGCGAGTGGAGACCA gtataaattgttttatccTCTGAATCGGGAGTTCACCTTTGACGTGGATATGTCGACAGTCGGTTGTGGTAGGAACGCAGCCTTAGTTTTTGCCGGTATGCCAGCGGACGGAGGTCATGCGGAATTCGGATACGCTGGAGCTATGTACGGAACTGGTGTTTGTGCTGGGCAGGACGATCCTCCAAATTGCCTTGAAATGGACATTATAGAAGCAAATAGTCTGGCAACCATGTTTACGGCTCATCCGTGTAACGCCACTGCCGGAAAATGTAGTGGTTATGGATGCGGACTCAATCCTTATCCGCTGGGACACAAAGACTTTTACGGTCGTGGGTCAAATTACACAATAGACACAACTAAACCATTTACAATCATCACTCGATTCATTACAACCGACGGAATGGACACTGGTGATCTAAAGGAAGTCCAACAACTTTACGTTCAAAACGGCCAAATGATTTTCACACCTGAG gtTGAGGGAGGTTTTTCAACCCTTTCGGATGAATTTTGTGATTATCATTACATACCAACATTACCACCAGGATACGAAGACTATTTTCACGGAATCAGTGATGGAGTGACTCCGGGCATGAAGAAGGGAGTCGTGTTAATTTTTAGCCTTTGGGGAGATGCAGATGATACTTTTATGTGGTGGCTTGACCAAGAACCCTATGGACCTTGTCCTGTTGAACCAAATAATCCCAACTCTACCGTAACTTATTCGAACGTTCGGTTTGGCCCAATCGGTTCCACTGCCTAA